A part of Desulfomicrobium apsheronum genomic DNA contains:
- a CDS encoding TIGR00730 family Rossman fold protein, with product MTNKRTRRFGVFPSANEDAQAAKRHVDTPQCQSASYRLAFQDQDFLLREELRPVRLQLELLKPELTLQEQQIESTIVIYGSARTMDAETAAVRLEKVLEGLKKNPEDVLLRSELAKARTAVANSRYYEEARKLGRLISENMAQCKHVVITGGGFGIMGAANRGAHDVGAKSIGMNIVLPFEQEPNPYITPELSFQFHYFAIRKMHLLMRAKALVAFPGGFGTMDELFEALTLIQTRKVKPIPVLLFGRRFWHKVINFEALVEEGTINPEDLSLFQYVSTADEAWDIIKASNGLTTDGKP from the coding sequence ATGACCAACAAACGAACCCGCCGTTTCGGTGTTTTTCCCTCGGCCAATGAAGACGCCCAGGCCGCCAAGCGCCATGTCGACACTCCCCAGTGCCAGTCCGCGTCCTATCGTCTGGCTTTTCAGGATCAGGACTTTCTGTTGCGCGAGGAGCTTCGGCCCGTGCGCCTTCAGCTGGAGCTTTTGAAGCCCGAGCTGACTCTGCAGGAGCAACAGATTGAATCCACCATTGTCATCTACGGCAGCGCCCGCACCATGGATGCGGAGACTGCCGCCGTCCGTCTGGAAAAGGTGCTGGAAGGGCTCAAGAAAAATCCCGAGGATGTCCTGCTGCGTAGCGAACTGGCCAAGGCCCGCACAGCCGTGGCCAACAGCCGCTATTACGAGGAGGCGCGAAAGCTCGGGCGCCTCATTTCCGAGAACATGGCGCAGTGCAAGCACGTGGTCATCACCGGTGGCGGCTTCGGGATCATGGGCGCGGCCAACCGGGGCGCGCACGATGTCGGCGCCAAGAGCATCGGCATGAACATCGTGCTCCCCTTCGAGCAGGAGCCCAACCCCTACATCACCCCCGAACTGAGCTTTCAGTTCCACTACTTCGCCATCCGTAAGATGCATCTCTTGATGCGGGCCAAGGCCCTGGTGGCCTTTCCCGGCGGCTTCGGGACCATGGACGAGCTCTTCGAGGCCCTGACCCTGATCCAGACCCGCAAGGTCAAACCCATTCCGGTGCTGCTTTTTGGCCGCCGCTTCTGGCACAAGGTCATCAACTTCGAGGCCTTGGTCGAGGAAGGAACCATCAACCCCGAAGACCTGAGCCTCTTTCAGTATGTCAGTACGGCGGATGAGGCATGGGATATCATCAAGGCGAGCAATGGACTGACCACGGACGGAAAGCCCTAG
- the ybgF gene encoding tol-pal system protein YbgF → MRSTLAFVIGMLVGILLSWASGPVLMHFARDWPGPRLMDIPSGIVSGLKSLQGGPARISRPSASVLRRPVTRKLRMARSDVILGREAADPSNATVARFSVVQHAYPASSTVAGNASAVAVNASADSDSHSSAASGPGPVHVAKGAHESSASGPDIFQPGSGASGPEVSAADVSPAKVSDPDSSASGKAAGVSPAALKKKTAPETSPDEDYARALKSYQDGRHAPAREQFAAFMRKFPRHRLIPNALYWTGETWYAQGRYDRAMEFFARVVRDHPRHAKSADALLKLAYSELRQGRPAQAGVYLQQLESRYPDSPASRLGRQARGRIQGCNEPNAVALARG, encoded by the coding sequence ATGAGATCGACGCTGGCCTTTGTGATCGGAATGCTTGTCGGCATTCTGCTTTCCTGGGCAAGCGGTCCCGTGCTCATGCATTTTGCCCGTGACTGGCCGGGCCCGCGCCTGATGGATATACCCTCCGGGATAGTGTCCGGTCTCAAATCCCTGCAGGGCGGGCCTGCACGTATCAGCAGGCCTTCCGCATCCGTCTTGCGCAGGCCGGTGACGCGCAAACTGCGCATGGCAAGATCCGACGTGATCCTGGGACGGGAGGCCGCCGACCCGTCGAATGCGACCGTCGCGCGATTTTCAGTCGTACAGCACGCTTACCCGGCCTCCTCTACAGTCGCCGGCAATGCATCCGCCGTCGCTGTCAACGCTTCCGCCGACAGCGATTCACATTCGTCCGCCGCATCCGGACCCGGACCCGTTCATGTCGCCAAGGGCGCGCACGAATCATCGGCTTCAGGGCCGGACATTTTTCAACCCGGATCGGGCGCTTCCGGACCGGAGGTTTCCGCAGCGGATGTTTCCCCTGCGAAGGTTTCGGACCCGGATTCCTCCGCCTCCGGGAAGGCAGCGGGCGTTTCGCCTGCCGCCCTGAAAAAGAAGACCGCGCCGGAAACCTCGCCTGACGAGGATTACGCCCGGGCCCTCAAGAGCTACCAGGACGGCCGTCATGCACCGGCGCGGGAGCAGTTTGCCGCGTTCATGCGGAAATTCCCCCGCCACAGGCTTATTCCCAACGCCCTCTACTGGACCGGCGAGACGTGGTACGCCCAGGGCCGCTACGATCGCGCCATGGAGTTCTTCGCGCGGGTCGTACGGGACCATCCCCGTCATGCCAAAAGCGCGGACGCGCTGCTCAAGCTGGCCTATTCGGAGCTGCGCCAGGGCCGTCCCGCACAGGCCGGAGTTTATCTGCAGCAGCTGGAGTCCCGTTATCCCGACTCCCCGGCGTCCCGCCTTGGCAGGCAGGCGCGGGGCAGGATTCAGGGCTGCAACGAGCCCAACGCGGTGGCGCTGGCCCGTGGATGA
- a CDS encoding MlaD family protein translates to MASARVNFSVGLFMTAGLALATLAIIWLGMTSFLRKGELFVTYFDESVQGLGVDSPVKYRGVPVGRVQAIRIAPDYHLIEVVILIDDEHADDENRFEDSVAAISNVGITGAMFVEIDKRGPTSDALSPQLSFTPEHPVIASRPSDIKKLFREIDGIAMKIQSIDFKGISDQAMAAFTTVNTVMTEAQLGAISADIRTLLASINAAANPKRLESMAKNMEQTILASRSLMNKAAEELTRMDTILVQFQSLLEANRPHVDTAMNALASTALKADVVMTQSHATVFQMQATIKDLEERLAVTAENLEQTSSNLNTLIGNVKDQPAQLIFGQPKAPRKVEE, encoded by the coding sequence ATGGCTTCCGCTCGTGTCAATTTTTCCGTGGGCCTGTTCATGACCGCCGGCCTTGCCCTGGCCACGCTGGCCATCATCTGGCTGGGCATGACCTCGTTTCTGCGCAAGGGCGAACTCTTCGTGACCTATTTCGACGAGTCCGTGCAGGGCCTCGGAGTGGACTCTCCGGTCAAGTACCGGGGCGTGCCCGTGGGCCGCGTCCAGGCCATCCGCATCGCTCCCGACTATCACCTCATCGAGGTCGTCATCCTCATCGACGACGAGCACGCGGACGACGAAAACCGTTTCGAGGACAGCGTGGCAGCCATCTCCAACGTCGGCATCACCGGAGCCATGTTCGTCGAAATAGACAAGCGCGGGCCCACGTCAGACGCCCTCTCGCCGCAGCTCAGCTTCACCCCGGAACATCCCGTCATCGCCTCCAGACCCTCTGACATCAAGAAACTGTTCCGGGAAATCGACGGAATCGCCATGAAGATCCAGTCCATCGATTTCAAGGGCATTTCGGACCAGGCCATGGCCGCCTTCACAACCGTCAACACGGTCATGACCGAGGCCCAGCTCGGGGCCATCTCGGCCGACATACGCACCCTTTTGGCCAGCATCAACGCGGCAGCCAATCCGAAACGCCTGGAATCCATGGCAAAAAACATGGAGCAAACCATCCTCGCGTCGCGTTCACTGATGAACAAGGCGGCCGAGGAACTGACTCGCATGGACACCATCCTCGTTCAATTCCAGTCCTTGCTCGAAGCCAACCGGCCGCATGTCGACACGGCCATGAACGCCCTGGCTTCGACGGCCCTCAAGGCCGACGTGGTCATGACCCAGAGCCACGCCACGGTGTTTCAGATGCAAGCCACCATCAAGGATCTGGAAGAGCGCCTGGCCGTCACCGCCGAGAATCTGGAGCAAACATCCAGCAACCTGAACACCTTGATCGGCAACGTCAAGGATCAGCCGGCCCAGCTCATTTTCGGACAACCAAAGGCCCCCCGCAAGGTGGAGGAGTAG
- a CDS encoding Rid family detoxifying hydrolase — MQKLDFIATDKAPAAVGPYSQAVRAGGFLYVSGQLGLVPATGQFAGADFEAQARQALANMGAILAEAGCAVTDIVSVDVFVTDLANFKLFNGIYDEFMAGHRPARAAVQVSGLPLGGVVEVKCVALARQ, encoded by the coding sequence ATGCAGAAACTCGATTTTATCGCCACGGACAAGGCTCCGGCCGCCGTCGGTCCTTATTCCCAGGCCGTGCGTGCCGGAGGCTTTTTGTATGTCAGCGGGCAGCTTGGGCTGGTTCCGGCCACCGGCCAGTTCGCCGGTGCGGACTTCGAGGCCCAGGCCCGGCAGGCCCTGGCCAACATGGGGGCCATCCTGGCCGAGGCCGGATGCGCCGTGACGGATATCGTCAGTGTGGACGTGTTCGTGACCGATCTTGCCAATTTCAAACTCTTCAACGGCATCTACGACGAATTCATGGCCGGACACCGGCCGGCCCGCGCCGCCGTGCAGGTCTCGGGTCTGCCGCTGGGCGGAGTTGTTGAAGTAAAGTGCGTGGCCCTGGCCCGCCAATAA
- a CDS encoding ABC transporter permease: MHNDHATTPSPTLFVDSKPELLTLGLRGILDLRTTPGIMESLAHLPKPLPGLIHADLSGITRMDDCGALVILQLRRMAEKHGSTLEMLGTPGHVQELLDFLRLDDPPRSGGSKRTRPGIMTRFGIKTIEVTSQAMTHVSFVGEVTVTLLSLLRHPGRLRLGDVVLYMQRVGVDALPIVGLISFLLGLIMAFMSAVQLQQFGANIYVASLVALAMVRELGPIMTAILVAGRSGSAFAAEIGTMKVSEEVDALITMGFKPAMFLVAPKIIASLLVVPLLAMYSNLFAIAGGLLIGVTTLDLTVNAYMAQTMNTLTIFDINWGLFKSAIFAVLIATVGCFKGYQVRGGAASVGQATTSAVVTGIFLVILVDSVLAVILRYWRP; encoded by the coding sequence ATGCACAACGATCACGCCACGACACCATCGCCCACGCTCTTTGTGGACTCAAAACCGGAACTTCTGACCCTGGGCTTGCGCGGTATTCTCGACCTGCGCACGACTCCGGGAATCATGGAGAGCCTGGCGCATCTCCCCAAACCCTTGCCGGGGCTCATCCACGCCGATCTGAGCGGGATCACGCGCATGGACGACTGTGGCGCGCTGGTGATTCTGCAATTGCGGCGCATGGCTGAAAAACATGGCTCCACCCTTGAGATGCTTGGCACTCCGGGTCATGTGCAGGAACTTCTGGATTTCTTGCGTCTGGACGACCCGCCACGTTCGGGCGGCTCCAAAAGAACCAGACCCGGCATCATGACGCGATTTGGCATCAAGACCATCGAGGTCACGAGCCAGGCCATGACTCACGTCTCCTTCGTGGGCGAAGTCACCGTGACGCTCCTGTCCCTGCTCCGCCACCCCGGCAGGCTGCGCCTTGGCGACGTGGTCCTCTACATGCAGCGGGTCGGCGTGGACGCGCTGCCCATTGTCGGACTGATCAGCTTTCTTCTGGGGTTGATCATGGCCTTCATGTCTGCGGTGCAGCTCCAGCAGTTCGGGGCCAACATCTACGTGGCGTCCCTGGTGGCATTGGCCATGGTCCGCGAGCTCGGACCCATCATGACGGCCATCCTCGTTGCCGGGCGCTCGGGTTCGGCATTCGCCGCCGAGATCGGGACCATGAAGGTTTCCGAAGAAGTGGACGCGCTCATCACCATGGGCTTCAAGCCAGCCATGTTTCTGGTGGCGCCCAAGATCATCGCCTCGCTCCTGGTGGTGCCGCTGCTGGCCATGTACTCCAACCTGTTCGCCATCGCCGGAGGCCTGCTCATCGGCGTGACAACGCTGGATCTGACGGTGAACGCCTACATGGCCCAGACCATGAACACGCTGACCATCTTCGACATCAACTGGGGCCTCTTCAAGAGCGCCATCTTCGCCGTGCTCATCGCCACGGTGGGCTGCTTCAAGGGCTACCAGGTGCGAGGGGGAGCAGCCAGCGTGGGCCAGGCCACAACCTCGGCCGTGGTCACGGGCATCTTTCTGGTCATCCTGGTCGATTCGGTCCTGGCCGTGATCCTGAGGTACTGGCGGCCATGA
- a CDS encoding NifB/NifX family molybdenum-iron cluster-binding protein: protein MKVAIPTIGTRVDEHFGHARTFTILTLDDSGRIVENETFLPPSGCGCKSTVGVTMQAKGVAVMLVGNIGQGAINKMAEHGIKVIRGCEGEILDVLKSWTDGDIEDKNILCNHEGCTH, encoded by the coding sequence ATGAAAGTCGCCATACCCACTATCGGAACGCGCGTTGATGAACATTTCGGCCATGCCCGCACCTTCACCATCCTCACTCTGGACGATTCCGGCCGAATCGTCGAAAATGAGACCTTTCTCCCGCCTTCGGGCTGCGGATGCAAATCCACCGTGGGCGTGACCATGCAGGCCAAGGGCGTTGCCGTCATGCTGGTAGGCAACATCGGCCAGGGCGCCATAAACAAGATGGCCGAACACGGCATAAAGGTGATCCGCGGCTGCGAAGGCGAAATCCTCGACGTGCTCAAAAGCTGGACCGACGGGGACATTGAGGACAAGAACATTCTCTGCAATCACGAAGGCTGCACGCACTAG
- a CDS encoding ABC transporter ATP-binding protein — MTQKPVISVRGLTMGFGELVIMRDLDFDIEAGEIFVILGGSGCGKSTLLKHLVGLYKPMSGAITIAGLSLDPDNEDSFKKILARIGVMYQGGALFSSMTLGENVALPITEYSDLKESAVEELVRLKLRQVGLEGFEHHLPEELSGGMKKRAAIARALALNPEILFLDEPSAGLDPISSAELDMLILRLNRTLGTTFVVVTHELSSIFTIAKRIVMLDKESKSIIADGNPHELKEASEHPFVRQFFNRQPEMEK; from the coding sequence ATGACCCAAAAGCCAGTCATCAGCGTGCGCGGCCTGACCATGGGCTTCGGGGAACTGGTCATCATGCGCGACCTGGACTTCGACATAGAGGCCGGGGAAATTTTCGTCATTCTGGGCGGCAGCGGCTGCGGCAAATCCACCCTGCTCAAGCATCTGGTCGGGCTCTACAAGCCCATGAGCGGCGCGATCACCATTGCCGGCCTTTCGCTTGATCCGGACAACGAGGACAGTTTCAAGAAAATCCTGGCCCGCATCGGGGTCATGTACCAGGGCGGCGCCCTTTTTTCCTCCATGACCCTCGGTGAAAACGTGGCCCTGCCCATCACGGAATATTCGGACCTCAAGGAAAGCGCGGTGGAGGAACTGGTTCGCCTCAAGCTACGCCAGGTCGGGCTCGAAGGCTTTGAACACCATCTGCCGGAGGAGCTCTCCGGAGGCATGAAGAAACGAGCGGCCATCGCGCGGGCGCTGGCGCTCAATCCTGAAATTCTTTTCCTGGACGAACCCTCGGCGGGTCTGGACCCCATCAGCTCGGCCGAACTCGACATGCTCATCCTGCGCCTGAACCGCACCCTGGGCACGACCTTTGTCGTCGTCACCCACGAGCTTTCCTCCATCTTCACCATTGCGAAAAGGATCGTCATGCTCGACAAGGAAAGCAAATCCATCATCGCCGATGGCAATCCGCACGAACTCAAGGAAGCAAGCGAGCATCCCTTCGTGCGCCAATTCTTCAACAGACAGCCGGAAATGGAGAAATAA
- a CDS encoding carboxymuconolactone decarboxylase family protein, producing MSTGKSKHYQKLQEMYPDLIASAEALGKAAQGAGPLSEKEMHLVQLGASAALRSEGAVRSHGRRALQAGATPEEIRHAVILLTSTIGFPTVAAALDWLEKVLD from the coding sequence ATGAGCACTGGCAAGTCGAAACACTATCAGAAATTGCAGGAAATGTATCCGGATCTCATTGCCTCGGCCGAAGCCTTGGGCAAGGCAGCGCAGGGGGCCGGACCTTTAAGCGAAAAGGAGATGCACCTTGTGCAGCTCGGCGCTTCAGCGGCCCTGCGCTCGGAAGGCGCGGTGCGTAGCCATGGTCGCCGGGCCCTTCAGGCCGGAGCCACACCCGAGGAAATCAGGCATGCCGTCATTCTCTTGACCAGCACCATCGGATTTCCTACGGTCGCGGCAGCTTTGGATTGGCTTGAAAAGGTTCTGGATTAG
- a CDS encoding YchJ family protein: protein MECPCHSGREFEECCAPIIAGEIPAPSPEALMRSRYTAFCSDEMDYLQGSLVEEHRSEFNADDVRRWNKETDWLNLEILETDTDGNTGMVCFRVSFRHKGGTQSLTERSRFVRRDGRWYYLEGEYETETVRHESPKVGRNDPCPCGSGKKFKKCCG, encoded by the coding sequence ATGGAATGCCCCTGCCACTCGGGACGTGAATTCGAAGAATGCTGCGCCCCCATCATCGCCGGAGAAATCCCCGCGCCCAGCCCCGAAGCGCTGATGCGTTCGCGCTACACCGCCTTTTGCAGTGACGAGATGGACTATCTTCAGGGCTCCTTGGTCGAGGAGCACCGCTCGGAGTTCAATGCCGACGACGTGAGACGCTGGAACAAGGAAACGGATTGGCTGAATCTGGAAATCCTGGAAACCGACACGGACGGGAATACGGGCATGGTCTGCTTCCGAGTGAGCTTCCGGCACAAGGGCGGCACGCAGAGCCTGACCGAGCGCAGCCGCTTTGTGCGGCGCGATGGCCGCTGGTACTACCTCGAAGGCGAGTATGAAACCGAGACGGTCCGCCATGAAAGCCCCAAGGTCGGCCGCAACGACCCCTGCCCCTGCGGAAGCGGCAAAAAATTCAAAAAATGCTGCGGCTAG
- a CDS encoding sensor domain-containing diguanylate cyclase: MSTEFLSEEGDVCFDQTRRFEILREIFDSLSEHVAVLDRAGCVVDTNLSWQRFAAENSTPDKCRLQGENYIEVCDSSTGVAAKEARQAADGIRGVLSGEIPEFSLEYPCHAPSEKRWFLMTVTPLVSHGSIDGAVVSHMQITARKLAEAALIRYERAIASSSSLVSIIDLDFVYRLVNDSYLRVHGKKRDEIEGRKVAEIVGQDVFDMYVGPKLVRCFAGETVEYEAWFDTNWADRRCYAVTYYPYRERDDSISGAVVTATDITEAKQMQDEIANSARRLSEAQRLAKVGSFEKDYLHGKKNWSDEFCRILGYSPETVDPDFNLFMHHIHPDDEPDFRENFEAAEARGHEFTAELRIRTVQGEERHVSLVCGFDLLEDGSMFRLHGAMADVTERRLAELRLEHLANTDELTGLPNRRHFLECVRAEMVRSRRFGKSLCVAMIDIDDFKKVNDTHGHGVGDLALKHVARTINGLRRAVDVTGRLGGEEFCIMFPEAGLEAGAAAAERVRRGLAEAVLEHEDLRLRLTVSIGLAEYSAGESLDGLLRRSDEALYEAKRTGKNRVCSRAVDSAPV, encoded by the coding sequence ATGAGTACGGAATTTCTGTCCGAAGAGGGTGATGTCTGTTTTGATCAGACACGCCGTTTCGAAATTTTGCGCGAGATTTTCGACAGCCTGAGCGAACACGTGGCAGTACTTGACCGCGCCGGCTGCGTTGTCGACACAAACCTCAGCTGGCAACGCTTCGCGGCCGAGAACAGCACGCCGGACAAGTGCCGCCTGCAAGGCGAGAATTACATAGAAGTCTGCGACTCCTCCACAGGTGTGGCCGCCAAAGAGGCACGGCAGGCCGCAGACGGGATCAGGGGTGTGCTCTCCGGGGAGATCCCCGAATTCAGCCTTGAATATCCATGCCACGCGCCTTCGGAAAAGCGCTGGTTTCTGATGACGGTCACACCTCTTGTCAGCCATGGCTCCATCGACGGAGCCGTGGTCTCCCACATGCAGATCACGGCCCGCAAGTTGGCCGAAGCCGCGCTGATCCGTTACGAGCGCGCCATAGCATCCTCCTCTTCCCTGGTCAGCATCATCGATCTTGATTTCGTCTACCGGTTGGTCAACGACAGCTATCTCAGGGTGCATGGGAAAAAGCGCGATGAGATCGAGGGGCGCAAGGTGGCCGAAATAGTGGGACAGGACGTTTTCGACATGTATGTCGGACCGAAACTCGTCCGCTGTTTTGCCGGGGAAACCGTGGAGTACGAGGCCTGGTTCGATACGAACTGGGCGGACAGGCGCTGCTACGCAGTGACATATTATCCCTACCGCGAACGGGACGACAGCATCTCAGGCGCCGTGGTCACGGCCACGGACATCACCGAAGCCAAGCAGATGCAGGACGAGATCGCAAACAGTGCCCGTCGCCTTTCTGAAGCGCAGCGGCTGGCCAAGGTCGGTAGTTTTGAAAAGGACTACCTGCACGGGAAAAAGAACTGGTCCGACGAGTTCTGCCGCATTCTCGGGTATTCGCCGGAGACGGTCGATCCGGATTTCAACCTGTTCATGCATCATATCCATCCCGACGATGAACCCGATTTCCGGGAAAATTTTGAAGCGGCCGAGGCCCGGGGGCATGAATTCACGGCCGAGCTGCGCATCCGCACCGTTCAGGGCGAGGAAAGACATGTCAGTCTGGTCTGCGGTTTCGATCTGCTGGAGGACGGCAGCATGTTTCGCCTGCACGGCGCCATGGCCGACGTGACCGAGCGCCGGCTGGCGGAGCTGCGCCTGGAGCATCTGGCCAACACGGACGAACTGACCGGTCTGCCCAACCGCAGGCACTTTCTGGAGTGCGTGCGTGCGGAGATGGTTCGCTCCAGGCGTTTTGGAAAGAGCCTGTGCGTGGCCATGATCGACATCGACGATTTTAAGAAGGTCAACGACACCCATGGGCATGGAGTCGGGGATCTGGCCTTGAAGCACGTGGCCCGAACCATCAACGGCCTGCGCAGGGCCGTGGACGTGACCGGGCGTCTTGGGGGCGAGGAGTTTTGCATCATGTTTCCCGAGGCGGGGCTTGAGGCTGGAGCCGCAGCGGCGGAGCGCGTGCGCAGGGGACTTGCCGAGGCGGTTCTCGAACATGAGGACCTGCGCCTGCGGCTCACGGTCAGCATCGGTCTGGCGGAATATTCGGCGGGCGAGAGCCTGGATGGGCTTTTGAGACGCAGCGACGAGGCTCTTTACGAAGCCAAGCGCACCGGAAAGAATCGGGTCTGTTCCCGGGCAGTGGATTCCGCTCCGGTATGA
- a CDS encoding ABC-type transport auxiliary lipoprotein family protein: MPIRYFLPFILMLALAGCGATRTTAPDVRYYTLEYESPAFTGTQAKAVIVLNRFGVAPEFNTGKIVYRDLSFGRQEYAYHQWRATPQALVADYLRRDMQQSGLFLAVNRAGSSVSATHQLEGMIEEWLEVDAEEHWLATAGLTVTLLDLRARAISDQVLFQRTYRESEPAAKKNPGSVVEAMSRVMRRLSERVIADVHTAVK; encoded by the coding sequence ATGCCCATCCGTTATTTTCTTCCATTCATCCTGATGCTCGCCCTGGCCGGATGCGGGGCGACCCGGACCACGGCGCCGGACGTGCGCTACTACACCCTGGAATACGAAAGCCCGGCGTTCACCGGAACGCAGGCCAAGGCCGTCATCGTGCTGAACCGTTTCGGTGTGGCACCGGAGTTCAACACCGGCAAGATCGTGTACCGGGATCTGTCCTTTGGCCGACAGGAATATGCCTATCACCAGTGGCGCGCGACCCCGCAGGCCCTGGTGGCCGATTATCTGCGCCGCGACATGCAGCAAAGCGGCCTCTTTCTGGCCGTGAACCGGGCCGGCTCATCCGTTTCCGCCACGCACCAGCTTGAAGGGATGATCGAGGAATGGCTGGAGGTGGACGCCGAGGAGCACTGGCTGGCCACCGCCGGCCTGACCGTGACCCTGCTCGATCTGCGCGCCCGCGCAATATCGGACCAGGTTCTCTTCCAGCGCACCTACCGCGAGTCCGAGCCCGCCGCCAAAAAAAATCCCGGCTCGGTGGTCGAAGCCATGAGCCGGGTAATGCGCAGACTGTCGGAAAGAGTCATCGCCGACGTACATACCGCAGTGAAGTAA
- a CDS encoding DUF401 family protein, which translates to MTAIFSIVFVFAVMLTGIRLKLGLGLSILAGSFVLALLFGLSPLAWLGAIPDALLTEETFVLCAIIAVILAFSALYSASGQSERFMRAIRAQIRSRSLLLVFFPALIGLLPMPGGAIFSAPMVEKAASELAIPQRDQALINYWFRHIWELAWPLYPGLILASSLAGIPVTGIVALLWAGPLVAIALGWLLILRPALKNAPRLPAIAAKSRNGRDWLGGLPLFTAIAGSIGGEWLCAVLWPGRPMEYGVIAALILASGVSLFMAQAKWTAVLREAGKDNTMSLLAVVGAIFIFKEILHQGHVVDVLAQTLGGGRAIYVMAIVLPFLVGFVAGLTIAFVGATFPLLFGLAHSSGQPHLIPVILSLGMYAGYAGIMSSPMHICYLMTCNYFHQDPGKLLPRILVPGLLLIPAGVVVTFLMVPR; encoded by the coding sequence ATGACCGCAATTTTTTCCATCGTCTTCGTCTTCGCCGTCATGCTGACGGGAATCCGTCTCAAGCTGGGGCTGGGACTGTCCATCCTGGCGGGCAGCTTCGTGCTGGCCCTGCTGTTTGGCCTCTCGCCCCTGGCCTGGCTTGGCGCCATTCCTGATGCGCTCCTGACCGAAGAGACCTTTGTGCTCTGCGCCATCATCGCCGTCATCCTGGCCTTCAGTGCCCTGTATTCTGCTTCCGGCCAGTCGGAGCGCTTCATGCGCGCCATCCGCGCCCAAATCCGCTCCCGCTCGCTGCTGCTGGTCTTTTTTCCGGCGCTGATCGGCCTTTTGCCCATGCCCGGCGGGGCCATCTTCTCCGCGCCCATGGTCGAAAAGGCGGCCTCGGAACTGGCCATTCCCCAAAGGGACCAGGCCCTCATCAACTACTGGTTTCGGCACATCTGGGAGCTGGCCTGGCCCCTGTATCCCGGCCTGATCCTGGCTTCCTCCCTGGCGGGCATCCCGGTGACCGGGATCGTCGCGCTGCTTTGGGCGGGCCCGCTGGTGGCCATCGCCCTGGGCTGGCTCCTGATCCTGCGCCCGGCCCTGAAAAACGCGCCCCGGCTGCCCGCCATCGCGGCCAAGTCCCGCAATGGCCGGGACTGGCTCGGAGGCCTCCCGCTCTTCACCGCCATCGCCGGATCCATCGGCGGAGAATGGCTTTGCGCCGTGCTCTGGCCGGGCAGGCCCATGGAATACGGGGTCATCGCAGCCCTGATCCTGGCCTCCGGGGTCAGCCTGTTCATGGCCCAGGCCAAATGGACGGCGGTGCTGCGGGAGGCGGGCAAGGACAACACCATGTCCCTTTTGGCCGTGGTCGGCGCCATCTTCATCTTCAAGGAAATCCTGCACCAGGGCCACGTCGTCGACGTCCTGGCGCAGACCCTCGGCGGAGGCCGCGCGATCTACGTCATGGCCATCGTCCTGCCCTTTCTGGTGGGCTTTGTGGCCGGTCTGACCATCGCCTTCGTGGGCGCGACCTTCCCGCTGCTCTTCGGACTCGCCCATTCCTCAGGCCAGCCCCATCTCATCCCGGTGATCCTGAGCCTTGGGATGTACGCCGGATACGCGGGGATCATGTCCTCGCCGATGCACATATGCTACCTGATGACCTGCAACTACTTCCATCAGGACCCGGGCAAGCTCCTGCCGCGCATCCTTGTGCCCGGCCTTCTGCTCATTCCGGCGGGCGTGGTCGTGACCTTCCTCATGGTTCCGCGCTAG